From a single Arachnia propionica genomic region:
- a CDS encoding transaldolase family protein — protein sequence MTDIEYTPGPLLDAARNTPTALWNDSSDLDELRQSISYGGVGATCNPVIAYTTIKKHLDVWAPRIQAIADANPTWGESEIGWKAVKDMSQEAAKLLEPIFDEHKGRNGRLSVQTDPRFHRDAKKLADQAEEFHNLARNIVVKIPATKTGLEAIEDATSRGVSINVTVSFSVPQAVQAAEAIERGLKAREAAGHDTSEMGPVVTIMVGRLDDWLKHVVARDGIFIDPSALDWAGIAAMKRAYQIFQERGYRARVLAAAFRNVNQWAEFVGGDVVVSPPFKWQKIIADSDYTTRERIADPVDPHYIAELERIPDFVRAYEPDGMTIEEFEEFGPTRKTLRQFLAADADLDALVRDIIVPAP from the coding sequence ATGACTGACATCGAGTACACGCCAGGACCTCTCCTGGACGCCGCCCGCAACACCCCGACGGCGCTCTGGAACGATTCCTCCGATCTGGACGAGCTACGCCAGTCCATCTCGTACGGCGGCGTCGGCGCCACCTGCAACCCGGTCATCGCCTACACCACCATCAAGAAGCACCTCGATGTGTGGGCGCCGCGCATCCAGGCCATCGCCGACGCGAACCCCACCTGGGGCGAGTCCGAGATCGGCTGGAAGGCCGTCAAGGACATGTCGCAGGAAGCCGCGAAGCTCCTGGAGCCCATCTTCGACGAGCACAAGGGACGCAACGGTCGCCTGTCGGTGCAGACCGACCCGCGTTTCCACCGCGACGCCAAGAAACTCGCCGACCAGGCCGAGGAGTTCCACAACCTGGCCCGCAACATCGTGGTGAAGATCCCCGCCACCAAGACCGGCCTCGAGGCCATCGAGGACGCCACCTCCCGCGGCGTCTCGATCAACGTCACCGTGTCCTTCTCCGTGCCGCAGGCCGTGCAGGCCGCCGAGGCCATCGAACGCGGCCTGAAGGCCCGCGAGGCCGCCGGGCACGACACCTCCGAGATGGGGCCGGTCGTCACGATCATGGTGGGTCGTCTCGACGACTGGCTGAAACACGTCGTCGCCCGCGACGGCATCTTCATCGACCCGTCGGCCCTCGACTGGGCGGGCATCGCCGCCATGAAGCGCGCCTACCAGATCTTCCAGGAGCGCGGCTACCGCGCCCGCGTGCTCGCAGCCGCTTTCCGCAACGTCAATCAGTGGGCCGAGTTCGTCGGCGGCGACGTGGTGGTCTCCCCACCCTTCAAGTGGCAGAAGATCATCGCCGACTCCGACTACACCACCCGCGAACGCATCGCCGACCCCGTCGACCCGCACTACATCGCCGAGCTGGAACGCATCCCGGACTTCGTCCGCGCCTACGAGCCCGACGGCATGACCATCGAGGAGTTCGAGGAGTTCGGCCCCACCCGCAAGACGCTGCGCCAGTTCCTGGCCGCCGACGCGGACCTCGACGCCCTGGTGCGCGACATCATCGTCCCCGCGCCCTGA